Proteins from a single region of Leptospiraceae bacterium:
- a CDS encoding patatin-like phospholipase family protein, whose protein sequence is MKLPINNNKSSKVLIVEGGGMRGAFAGGVLSAMCKYYPVDNFDLVIGVSAGSCSLAYYTLEDEKKLISKQTILDIWKNELDGSKFISFLNFLKGKKPLDQKYLIDYLLGEKYKIEGAKFHKKNTVPFYIVVSNLQTLVPNYIRASKDNILQLLKAATSLPIATKGREWIG, encoded by the coding sequence ATGAAATTACCAATAAATAATAATAAGTCTTCGAAAGTATTGATTGTAGAAGGCGGCGGAATGCGGGGAGCATTTGCCGGTGGTGTGTTGTCTGCCATGTGCAAATACTATCCAGTGGATAATTTTGATTTGGTTATCGGCGTGTCAGCAGGCTCGTGTTCTCTTGCGTATTACACACTGGAAGACGAAAAAAAATTAATTTCAAAACAAACTATTTTAGATATTTGGAAAAACGAATTAGACGGATCAAAATTTATCTCCTTTTTAAATTTTCTGAAAGGAAAAAAACCATTAGATCAAAAATACCTAATCGATTATTTGTTAGGGGAAAAATACAAAATCGAAGGCGCAAAATTTCATAAAAAAAATACAGTGCCTTTTTATATTGTTGTATCGAATTTGCAAACACTCGTTCCAAATTACATTCGTGCTAGTAAAGATAATATTTTACAATTATTAAAAGCGGCTACTTCCTTACCAATTGCAACAAAAGGCAGAGAATGGATTGGATAA
- a CDS encoding UPF0175 family protein, whose product MYEINELLEAKLYDSKEELLNDAIRHLFIYKPDLKLRLAIYKYKSGKLSLAKAALLAGLTWMEMKEVLIEKGVQPMLGAQSIDEIKMEVDNLNTFFTNKS is encoded by the coding sequence ATGTATGAAATAAATGAGCTATTAGAAGCAAAATTATATGATTCAAAAGAAGAACTTTTGAACGATGCAATTCGGCATTTATTTATCTACAAGCCGGATTTAAAATTACGACTTGCTATTTATAAATACAAATCAGGAAAACTCAGTTTAGCAAAAGCTGCATTACTTGCCGGCTTAACTTGGATGGAAATGAAAGAAGTCTTAATCGAGAAAGGAGTCCAACCGATGTTAGGCGCACAGTCCATTGACGAAATAAAAATGGAAGTAGACAATCTGAATACTTTTTTTACGAACAAGTCTTGA
- a CDS encoding MBL fold metallo-hydrolase, whose protein sequence is MKIKFWGVRGSIASPCTGKTIKSKVEKILSMATPADLQSPDSIKSFLDTLNFSILNTYGGNTTCLEIRDSNNNLYIIDGGTGIRELGNSILMEGFLEGKGKANWIFTHTHWDHLQGIPFFVPLYIPGNKFNIYTSIDGIEERIRYQHRNTHFPVPYEALSATKNYFFIQEGDEMVIDNITVLSKSVRHPGGSYSYKLTENGKTFIFASDAEFNIDEMENIDLYIEYFRGADVLVFDTQYTFDESLKKIDWGHSSASIATDIALKAGVKQLVMFHHDPSYDDDKLDAVYLRALNYKEMFDKNNALDIIMAYEGLEIEI, encoded by the coding sequence ATGAAAATTAAATTTTGGGGCGTTAGAGGCTCTATTGCATCTCCGTGTACTGGCAAAACAATCAAATCAAAGGTCGAAAAGATACTTTCTATGGCTACTCCGGCTGATCTTCAGAGTCCTGATTCCATAAAAAGCTTTTTAGACACTCTAAATTTCTCTATTTTGAATACGTACGGTGGAAACACAACCTGTTTAGAAATTCGAGATTCAAACAATAACCTTTATATTATCGATGGTGGAACTGGTATTCGCGAGTTAGGAAATTCGATACTAATGGAAGGTTTTTTAGAGGGAAAGGGTAAGGCAAATTGGATATTTACCCATACACATTGGGATCATTTGCAGGGTATTCCCTTTTTTGTTCCCCTGTACATTCCTGGAAATAAATTCAATATTTATACATCGATAGACGGAATAGAAGAACGAATCAGATACCAACATCGAAATACGCATTTCCCTGTTCCCTACGAAGCTCTCTCCGCTACTAAAAATTACTTTTTTATACAAGAAGGTGACGAGATGGTAATTGACAATATTACCGTACTTTCGAAGTCCGTTCGGCATCCGGGAGGAAGTTATTCCTACAAATTAACAGAAAATGGGAAAACATTCATATTTGCCTCTGATGCAGAATTTAATATAGACGAAATGGAAAATATTGATCTTTACATTGAATATTTTAGAGGAGCAGACGTGCTTGTATTTGACACACAATACACGTTCGACGAGTCTCTCAAAAAAATTGATTGGGGTCATAGTTCTGCATCGATTGCAACTGATATTGCACTCAAAGCGGGAGTAAAACAACTAGTTATGTTTCACCATGATCCGTCTTATGATGATGATAAATTGGATGCTGTATATCTTCGCGCCCTCAATTACAAAGAGATGTTTGATAAGAACAACGCGTTAGATATTATCATGGCTTATGAAGGTTTAGAAATAGAAATTTAG
- a CDS encoding glutamate-5-semialdehyde dehydrogenase, whose product MSESNLYTDGIAKKASAAKREIRTLKTSVKNDVLKHLADSLIKNKDRIIKENEKDISAGKEKNLSPALLDRLLLNDKRIESLAKSVLEIAALPDPVGEVVRGVHLPNGIELVSKRVPLGVVLVIYESRPNVTIDVGALSFKSGNIAILRGGSEAIHSNLVLIDIFRTVLKEKKITEDAILFVDKTDRSHIITLLQKDKEIDIVVPRGGEGLISFVTENSKIPVVKHDKGVCNIFVDVSADFDKTVDILLNAKTQRPGVCNAVENVVIHKDYPRTKELLAALKSKGVELLLDDSLLKIFPDAKLATETDYALEFLDLRLSFKTVSNLDEAIEFIEKYSSGHSEAILSEDHKSIERFLSQLDSAALFVNCSTRFHDGGEFGFGAEVGISTGKLHVRGPMGLIHLTTTKTILRGDGQIRG is encoded by the coding sequence ATGAGTGAATCAAACTTATATACAGACGGAATTGCAAAAAAAGCATCTGCGGCAAAACGAGAAATCCGCACTTTAAAAACTAGTGTCAAAAATGATGTATTAAAACACCTAGCCGATTCCCTAATAAAAAATAAAGACCGTATAATCAAAGAAAACGAAAAAGATATAAGTGCGGGAAAAGAAAAAAATCTAAGCCCAGCCCTTTTAGATCGTTTGTTGTTAAATGATAAAAGAATTGAATCTCTTGCGAAATCTGTATTAGAAATTGCCGCACTTCCAGATCCAGTAGGAGAAGTAGTCAGAGGAGTTCATTTACCAAACGGAATTGAACTTGTTTCAAAACGTGTCCCACTTGGGGTAGTACTTGTCATTTATGAATCTCGTCCGAATGTTACTATTGATGTTGGAGCACTTTCATTTAAGTCGGGAAATATCGCGATTTTGCGTGGAGGAAGTGAGGCAATTCATTCCAATTTGGTTTTGATAGATATATTTCGAACGGTTTTAAAAGAGAAAAAGATTACCGAAGATGCAATTCTATTTGTGGATAAAACAGACCGCTCTCATATCATTACACTTCTTCAGAAAGACAAAGAAATCGACATAGTTGTACCTAGAGGCGGAGAAGGGCTTATTAGCTTTGTTACAGAGAATTCTAAAATTCCAGTTGTAAAACATGATAAGGGAGTTTGTAATATTTTTGTAGATGTTTCGGCGGATTTTGATAAGACAGTCGACATTTTACTCAATGCAAAAACACAACGTCCGGGAGTATGCAATGCAGTCGAAAACGTAGTTATACACAAAGATTATCCACGGACAAAAGAGTTATTAGCCGCACTCAAGTCCAAAGGGGTAGAGCTTTTACTAGATGATTCTCTTTTAAAGATATTTCCTGATGCGAAACTTGCGACTGAAACTGATTATGCGCTGGAATTTTTAGATCTACGGCTTTCTTTTAAAACAGTTTCCAATTTAGACGAAGCTATAGAATTTATTGAGAAATATTCTTCCGGTCACTCGGAAGCAATTCTTTCGGAAGATCATAAATCTATTGAACGATTTCTATCTCAGCTAGACTCAGCGGCTCTATTTGTGAATTGCTCTACTAGGTTTCACGATGGGGGCGAATTCGGATTTGGCGCAGAGGTTGGAATTTCTACTGGCAAATTACATGTGAGAGGTCCGATGGGACTAATTCATCTTACCACTACCAAAACAATTTTACGCGGAGACGGGCAGATTAGAGGCTAA
- a CDS encoding radical SAM protein, translating into MDIKNPKQRQISTIELLERMEKQYKNIPMEAILKQDVLRIGINFSPESLTGSEFKAKDYFIFSFDHIPVADMEKGIAYKTPEEIKISGGHFNLLPTIISTRNNPESPYVVRLFENKPCLYIGDINLGSLEFPPIPSWYRHKTKSGKIPGEIAPVIEWGYLIYLTVFRNCQYFGKEEECAYCDINHNYRQQKNAGRPYTGVKDIEDIIEVMSWIDKEDSIAKVYTITGGSVLTTLKKKNEVDFYLEYPTEIEKHFPGRWMGKLVAQAFEKEDCKKFADAGIKVYHPNYEVWDPNLFDKICPGKASWIGRDTWIRRIVDSAEIFGPSHVIPNFVGGVELSEPYGFATVAEAVKSTGEGLDFFMSKGIMPRFTAWCPEPYTTLGTQAGPTLEYFCELLTVWKNTFEKYNLPVPPGYGEPGPGKAVFSVSAFMDVIGYRGRA; encoded by the coding sequence ATTGATATTAAAAACCCGAAACAAAGACAAATTTCCACCATTGAATTACTCGAAAGAATGGAAAAACAATATAAAAACATTCCTATGGAAGCAATTTTAAAACAAGATGTGCTTCGAATCGGAATCAATTTTTCCCCGGAATCACTCACCGGATCGGAATTTAAGGCGAAGGATTATTTTATTTTTTCTTTCGATCATATTCCAGTTGCAGATATGGAAAAAGGTATCGCCTATAAAACTCCCGAAGAAATTAAAATCTCCGGCGGTCATTTTAATTTACTCCCTACAATTATTTCTACTCGTAATAATCCAGAGTCACCCTATGTAGTTCGTCTTTTTGAAAACAAACCTTGTCTTTATATTGGAGATATTAACTTAGGCAGTTTGGAATTTCCCCCTATTCCAAGTTGGTATCGCCACAAAACAAAATCCGGAAAAATTCCAGGAGAAATCGCACCCGTAATCGAATGGGGATACCTCATTTACCTCACAGTGTTTCGCAATTGCCAATACTTCGGAAAAGAAGAAGAGTGCGCCTACTGCGATATTAACCACAACTACCGCCAACAAAAAAATGCAGGTCGACCTTACACAGGTGTAAAAGACATCGAAGACATTATTGAAGTCATGAGTTGGATCGACAAAGAAGACAGCATTGCCAAAGTCTACACAATCACCGGCGGATCGGTATTAACCACACTTAAGAAAAAAAACGAAGTCGATTTTTATTTGGAATATCCAACTGAAATCGAAAAACATTTTCCGGGACGTTGGATGGGCAAACTCGTTGCACAGGCATTTGAAAAAGAAGATTGTAAAAAATTCGCAGATGCAGGAATCAAAGTCTATCACCCGAACTACGAAGTATGGGATCCGAATCTATTCGATAAAATCTGTCCTGGCAAAGCCTCTTGGATCGGACGGGATACATGGATTAGGCGCATCGTAGACTCCGCAGAAATATTCGGACCGTCACACGTCATACCAAACTTCGTAGGCGGTGTCGAACTCTCCGAGCCTTACGGCTTCGCAACAGTTGCCGAAGCAGTCAAGTCAACCGGCGAAGGTTTAGATTTCTTCATGTCAAAAGGAATCATGCCTCGTTTCACTGCCTGGTGCCCTGAACCTTATACAACCCTTGGAACACAAGCAGGTCCTACACTCGAATATTTTTGTGAACTACTTACAGTCTGGAAAAATACTTTCGAGAAATACAATCTACCTGTTCCTCCCGGATACGGCGAGCCCGGTCCCGGCAAAGCAGTGTTTTCCGTTTCGGCGTTTATGGATGTGATTGGATATAGGGGAAGAGCTTAG
- a CDS encoding type II toxin-antitoxin system RelE/ParE family toxin has translation MSKYKIFETEQFRSDIEKLPKKIRATIENKIRMYMYPQLGNEPNCGLNIKKLKNYSPPTWRYRIGNYRIFYEIDEEESLVSILTIDLRKDAY, from the coding sequence TTGTCAAAGTATAAAATATTTGAAACCGAACAATTTCGTTCGGATATAGAGAAACTGCCAAAAAAAATTAGAGCCACAATTGAAAATAAAATCCGTATGTATATGTATCCTCAATTAGGCAATGAACCGAACTGCGGACTTAACATTAAAAAGCTAAAAAATTATTCTCCGCCTACGTGGAGATATAGAATTGGAAATTATCGAATCTTTTATGAAATAGACGAAGAAGAAAGCCTTGTCTCGATTCTAACCATCGACCTAAGAAAAGATGCTTACTAA
- a CDS encoding tetratricopeptide repeat protein, translating into MFHLASLPIQYLRIVLNVFLFFLLTTPIFSVAKIQVEELEYLGPPAENWLVSGMRSTVTNDLRLVSGSHNFEVVTVEDQNEALKTAGEKKKAGAKIDLSAEAAKILAVDFRCVGSVQNPDNVVRVTLRLLKAPDYKVWKSTTTDKKRSELLDLQNVVVYNLLNDIDGKLTNEDKKIIEIAKPKSLTAYELYAQGLKIKDTNPKQALLFYEQAIELDENYIDALSAAGSTTGITLNLFSKAENYLLRVEKILRNRGDANTLDYAIISVTLSGVYRINGYIDKAIDFYLKSKTIRDNLRLQNTSGYAVLMNNLGNAYGDKGDLDKELEFYLKDKAIEDNLGLQNTSGYADLMKNIGIVYEKNGNKPQASKSWRKAYDIYSKLGFEKKASEVLKWAEDTEK; encoded by the coding sequence ATGTTCCATTTAGCCTCCCTCCCGATTCAGTATCTTAGGATAGTTCTAAACGTATTTCTATTCTTCCTTCTCACAACCCCCATCTTCTCCGTCGCCAAAATTCAAGTAGAAGAACTCGAATACCTCGGACCGCCTGCAGAAAATTGGCTGGTATCTGGTATGAGAAGCACGGTGACAAACGACTTACGGCTAGTATCCGGAAGCCATAACTTTGAAGTGGTTACAGTAGAAGACCAAAACGAGGCTTTGAAGACTGCGGGCGAGAAAAAAAAAGCTGGAGCTAAGATTGACTTGTCGGCAGAAGCCGCAAAGATACTAGCGGTGGATTTTCGCTGTGTGGGAAGTGTGCAGAATCCGGACAATGTAGTGCGGGTAACGCTCAGGCTACTAAAGGCACCGGACTACAAAGTATGGAAATCCACAACCACAGACAAAAAGCGAAGTGAGCTTCTGGACTTGCAGAATGTAGTTGTATACAACCTATTAAACGACATAGACGGAAAGCTCACGAACGAAGACAAGAAGATTATCGAAATCGCAAAACCCAAGAGCCTAACGGCTTATGAGCTATATGCGCAGGGACTCAAAATAAAAGATACAAATCCCAAGCAGGCGTTACTCTTTTATGAGCAAGCAATCGAACTGGATGAAAACTATATAGATGCACTTTCTGCGGCAGGATCTACCACAGGTATTACCTTAAATCTATTTTCTAAAGCAGAGAATTATTTACTCCGAGTAGAAAAGATTCTGCGGAATCGAGGAGATGCGAATACTTTAGATTATGCAATTATTTCGGTTACCCTCTCCGGTGTTTATCGTATCAATGGCTATATTGACAAGGCAATAGATTTCTATCTTAAATCTAAGACGATACGTGACAATCTCAGGCTACAGAATACGAGTGGTTATGCGGTGCTGATGAATAATCTCGGTAATGCCTATGGTGATAAAGGCGATTTGGACAAGGAACTGGAATTCTATCTTAAAGACAAAGCAATAGAAGACAATCTTGGACTACAGAATACGAGCGGTTATGCGGATTTGATGAAGAACATTGGGATTGTATATGAGAAAAATGGAAATAAGCCGCAAGCAAGTAAATCATGGCGAAAGGCGTATGATATTTATTCTAAACTTGGATTTGAAAAGAAAGCAAGCGAAGTTTTGAAATGGGCAGAAGATACTGAAAAGTAG
- a CDS encoding phosphoribosylanthranilate isomerase → MPVVVKICGIKSVELALSALEYGADMIGLNFSPESKRRVDLKIASSIFNELNKNKSNPLQVVGLFYKNTESEIKKIISEIPFDFLQFVTHDEFLNWEMVSSLHKNVIPQISVKEFITDEDLKIYDTEFVILDSYKQGLGGGSGNSFEWENAKQVSRKYLLAGGLNPSNVQKAISVLQPFGVDVASGVESSPGVKDKNLIKEFIQNAKRI, encoded by the coding sequence ATGCCAGTGGTTGTAAAAATTTGTGGGATTAAGTCCGTAGAGTTAGCTTTATCCGCTTTGGAATACGGGGCGGATATGATAGGACTTAATTTTTCTCCTGAAAGTAAGAGAAGGGTTGATTTAAAAATTGCATCTAGCATTTTCAATGAACTTAATAAAAATAAATCAAATCCCCTCCAAGTTGTTGGATTATTCTATAAAAACACAGAATCAGAAATCAAAAAAATAATTTCAGAAATTCCATTTGACTTTCTCCAATTTGTGACTCACGATGAATTCCTCAATTGGGAAATGGTTTCTAGTCTTCATAAAAATGTGATTCCACAAATCTCTGTAAAAGAATTCATCACAGACGAGGATTTAAAAATTTACGATACAGAGTTTGTAATTTTAGATAGTTATAAACAAGGATTAGGTGGGGGAAGTGGAAATAGTTTCGAATGGGAAAACGCAAAACAAGTGAGTAGAAAATACCTATTAGCCGGTGGATTAAATCCATCAAATGTTCAAAAAGCAATCAGCGTATTACAACCATTTGGCGTTGATGTAGCTTCCGGTGTCGAGTCAAGCCCCGGGGTAAAAGACAAAAACTTAATCAAAGAATTTATACAAAATGCAAAAAGAATCTGA
- a CDS encoding STAS domain-containing protein — protein MFKSEVEVVNGVCTISLNGNISLKNAIQLKELIMKQVDNGILDIVLDFGENVYIDSSGIGAIFNSQKYVNEKNGILKIKNIGHETMTILKIANLDKHLNII, from the coding sequence ATGTTTAAATCAGAAGTAGAAGTAGTAAACGGTGTATGTACTATCTCCTTGAACGGAAACATTAGCTTAAAAAATGCGATCCAATTAAAAGAGCTAATCATGAAACAAGTAGATAACGGAATATTGGATATTGTATTGGATTTTGGCGAAAATGTATACATTGACTCGTCCGGTATTGGAGCGATTTTTAATTCACAAAAGTACGTGAATGAGAAGAATGGAATTCTCAAAATCAAGAATATTGGACATGAGACTATGACCATCCTCAAAATTGCCAATTTGGACAAACATCTTAATATAATCTAG
- a CDS encoding CopG family transcriptional regulator, producing MTKVITMRIDESLLKQFMSFAKLENRSLSNFIETATKKYINEIELTDDLETKEILGNKTLLKKIASGRLDAKTKKGKFVKV from the coding sequence ATGACCAAAGTTATCACCATGAGGATTGATGAGTCTCTACTAAAACAATTTATGAGTTTTGCTAAGCTGGAGAACCGATCTTTATCCAATTTTATTGAAACTGCTACTAAAAAATATATTAACGAGATTGAGCTTACGGATGACTTGGAAACTAAGGAAATCTTAGGAAATAAGACTCTCTTAAAAAAAATAGCAAGCGGTAGACTCGATGCCAAAACCAAGAAAGGCAAGTTTGTCAAAGTATAA
- the mutS gene encoding DNA mismatch repair protein MutS, whose amino-acid sequence MQKESDPLTTPAMKQFAEIKSKHPDGILFFRMGDFYEMFMDDAITASAILDIALTKRQNQIPMCGIPYHATESYISRLISAKKKVVICEQIKSEDPNVKLLQREVVRIVSPGTVIEENLIGSYHNNYFGVFLFDLKEILVAFADISTGDLYYFSFKREAKEDLFATIRKFEPKEVMLLKEEEEYWKNFRFEEVCVNTFLQKEEIDFSRINKDFKFSKLEILVQFIVDRNFKKSSFVFKNPIIMDDSDYMELDEDTVQNLDLIENQNASSKHHSLFTVLNKCQTGIGKRVLKNKILFPTKSKSVLELTWKQIQVLEENKKVKSKLLEELSEFADIERIIARFRGGKGLPRDFKTILRTIEITKSIQSLLKTIDYTFTIPEKRLEIVEAFISERLSENELPPILGGDGAFLKTGFSEKLDRAREAKTKGKDWIIALEDKERKALSLNTLKIRYNKVVGFYVELSRKDAELAPARYQKKQTLVTSERFTFSELEEIERTILEADEIIQTIEKEEFEKMMSEVLKEFHSFIALSKEIGQLDFILSLSVCKDEYNWVKAELNEKGELTLIEGRHPVIEKFMKIGERFVGNDVYLNQTNSSIAILTGPNMAGKSTYMRQIAICQILFQMGSYIPAKKANLSIVDKLFTRIGSGDDITTGQSTFYVEMKETAHILKNKTPNSLVLFDEIGRGTSTYDGMSLAWAILENLSGANPIKTKTIFATHYHELTQLEKESGIFNLYMDTVEDNEEIIFLKKVKMGKAKKSFGIYVAKLAGVPSPIIERAKLLLEGLESKRKEIKLKPVEEPLLFPKETEKDIQQTKIIRELEKIEIESITPMEALQILNELKKLTRKV is encoded by the coding sequence ATGCAAAAAGAATCTGATCCACTAACAACACCGGCGATGAAACAATTCGCAGAAATCAAATCCAAACATCCGGATGGAATTTTGTTTTTTCGGATGGGGGATTTTTATGAAATGTTTATGGACGATGCAATCACTGCTTCGGCTATTTTGGATATTGCGCTCACCAAACGACAAAACCAAATTCCGATGTGCGGAATCCCTTACCACGCAACCGAAAGTTATATATCCAGGCTAATCAGTGCCAAAAAAAAAGTAGTCATCTGTGAACAAATCAAATCAGAAGACCCAAATGTAAAACTTCTCCAAAGAGAAGTAGTGCGAATTGTATCTCCCGGAACAGTCATCGAAGAAAACCTAATCGGTTCGTACCATAATAATTACTTTGGAGTATTTTTATTTGATTTAAAGGAAATCTTAGTTGCATTCGCCGATATTTCGACTGGAGATTTGTACTATTTTAGTTTTAAAAGAGAAGCAAAGGAAGATTTATTTGCCACAATTCGAAAGTTTGAACCCAAAGAAGTTATGCTTCTAAAAGAAGAAGAAGAGTATTGGAAAAATTTTCGTTTCGAAGAAGTTTGTGTAAATACATTTTTACAGAAAGAGGAAATTGATTTTTCTCGAATCAATAAAGATTTCAAATTTTCCAAGTTAGAAATATTAGTTCAGTTTATTGTAGATAGAAATTTTAAAAAAAGTAGCTTTGTATTCAAAAATCCGATTATCATGGATGATAGCGATTACATGGAATTAGACGAAGACACTGTTCAAAATTTAGACCTAATCGAAAATCAAAATGCATCTAGCAAACATCATTCTTTATTTACAGTTCTAAATAAATGCCAAACAGGAATTGGAAAACGTGTCCTAAAAAACAAAATTTTATTTCCCACAAAAAGTAAATCGGTACTCGAACTAACGTGGAAACAAATCCAAGTCCTCGAAGAAAACAAAAAGGTAAAATCCAAACTTCTAGAAGAACTTTCGGAATTTGCAGATATTGAAAGAATCATAGCCAGATTTCGTGGAGGAAAGGGACTTCCGCGGGATTTTAAAACCATTCTTAGAACGATTGAAATTACAAAGTCTATTCAAAGTTTACTGAAAACAATCGACTATACATTTACGATTCCAGAAAAACGATTAGAAATAGTAGAAGCTTTTATTTCCGAAAGACTTTCTGAAAACGAACTTCCGCCCATACTCGGTGGAGATGGTGCATTTCTTAAAACAGGATTTAGCGAAAAACTAGACCGAGCCAGAGAAGCAAAAACAAAAGGCAAAGATTGGATCATTGCACTTGAGGATAAGGAACGTAAGGCGCTTTCTCTCAACACACTCAAAATTCGATACAACAAAGTAGTAGGGTTTTATGTGGAGTTATCTCGAAAAGACGCAGAACTTGCGCCCGCTAGGTACCAAAAGAAACAAACACTTGTTACCTCCGAACGATTTACTTTTTCGGAATTAGAAGAAATAGAACGAACTATTTTAGAAGCAGACGAAATTATCCAAACAATCGAAAAAGAAGAATTCGAAAAAATGATGTCCGAAGTCCTAAAAGAATTTCACAGTTTTATCGCACTTTCCAAAGAAATCGGACAACTCGACTTTATTCTATCACTATCAGTTTGTAAAGATGAATACAATTGGGTCAAGGCTGAGTTAAACGAGAAGGGCGAGTTAACTTTGATCGAAGGACGCCACCCTGTTATCGAAAAGTTTATGAAAATTGGAGAAAGGTTTGTGGGTAATGATGTGTATCTCAATCAAACCAATTCTTCTATTGCGATTTTGACTGGACCGAATATGGCGGGTAAGTCAACTTATATGCGACAAATCGCTATTTGCCAGATTTTATTTCAAATGGGATCTTATATCCCCGCAAAAAAAGCAAATCTTTCGATTGTAGATAAACTATTTACGCGAATTGGGTCGGGAGATGATATTACTACCGGTCAGTCCACGTTTTATGTCGAAATGAAAGAAACCGCCCATATCCTAAAAAATAAAACTCCGAACAGCCTTGTATTATTTGATGAAATTGGTCGTGGAACTTCTACATACGATGGAATGAGTCTGGCTTGGGCTATACTCGAAAATCTTTCCGGTGCGAACCCAATCAAAACAAAAACTATTTTTGCAACGCATTACCATGAGTTAACCCAACTGGAAAAAGAATCCGGAATTTTTAATTTATACATGGATACTGTAGAAGACAACGAAGAGATTATTTTCTTAAAAAAAGTAAAAATGGGAAAAGCAAAAAAATCCTTTGGTATTTACGTCGCAAAACTCGCCGGTGTTCCAAGCCCAATTATCGAACGAGCAAAGTTATTACTCGAAGGACTTGAATCCAAACGAAAAGAAATCAAACTTAAACCAGTCGAAGAGCCGTTATTATTTCCCAAAGAAACCGAAAAAGACATACAGCAAACTAAGATTATCCGCGAATTAGAAAAAATTGAAATTGAAAGTATTACTCCTATGGAAGCATTACAAATTCTGAATGAGTTGAAAAAACTCACAAGGAAGGTATAA
- a CDS encoding type II toxin-antitoxin system RelE/ParE family toxin, whose product MNKIIFKDSFYLTIQEIYFYIKEESPQNANKFKSEIKKQIEKIKKNPYSYPIIDLEDFENKEDNFHYSHFYKTFKVIYKIEKEAIVFLGVLHDRRDSKVIQDLMP is encoded by the coding sequence ATGAATAAAATTATTTTCAAAGATTCTTTCTATTTAACAATTCAAGAAATTTATTTCTATATAAAAGAAGAATCACCACAAAATGCAAATAAATTCAAATCAGAAATTAAAAAGCAAATTGAGAAAATAAAGAAAAATCCTTACTCGTATCCAATCATTGATTTAGAAGACTTTGAAAATAAGGAGGATAACTTTCATTATTCCCATTTTTACAAAACTTTTAAGGTAATTTACAAAATTGAAAAGGAAGCAATTGTTTTTCTAGGCGTACTGCACGACAGAAGAGATTCTAAAGTAATTCAGGATTTAATGCCCTAG
- a CDS encoding DUF3368 domain-containing protein produces the protein MKVISNTTVISNFSEIHRVDLLESLFSKIYITSSVYEENITGIETGYDFYKTLLAKINTGSKPGFIHLIELTNDELLKLIELPSSLHKGESSSIIIAQNREYLFLTDDRLARNYCKLNQISFSGTIGCLILSVQKKILDLQTANEILAKMIQNGFYSPAPKLDDFINL, from the coding sequence TTGAAAGTTATTTCCAACACAACTGTAATTTCCAATTTCTCTGAAATTCATCGAGTCGATTTACTAGAAAGTCTATTTAGTAAAATTTACATTACATCTTCTGTATACGAAGAAAATATAACTGGCATTGAAACAGGTTATGATTTCTATAAAACTTTATTGGCTAAAATTAATACTGGGTCAAAACCAGGCTTTATTCATTTAATTGAACTAACCAATGATGAACTTTTGAAATTAATTGAACTACCATCTTCTCTTCATAAAGGAGAATCTAGCTCCATTATAATAGCGCAAAATAGAGAGTATTTGTTTCTAACTGATGACCGATTAGCAAGAAACTATTGCAAACTAAATCAAATAAGTTTTTCTGGAACTATCGGCTGTTTAATATTATCCGTTCAGAAGAAGATTCTAGATTTACAAACCGCAAATGAAATTCTAGCTAAAATGATTCAAAATGGTTTTTATTCGCCTGCTCCGAAGCTAGATGATTTTATAAATCTTTAA